A region from the Acyrthosiphon pisum isolate AL4f chromosome A1, pea_aphid_22Mar2018_4r6ur, whole genome shotgun sequence genome encodes:
- the LOC103308917 gene encoding uncharacterized protein LOC103308917 yields the protein MNTIPSCFTVTVAFLVVAIGGRVASCMDIVRARKCCPLNWQYDPEVRFCRPVETDVDEYQQRMLNRLWRGFQVAANARLRMYNYGALIYCNATEVLVDVPAEEVRGLMEAHPSPIELPPKYCFDLTPSYKLVAQTCRPRAQYCGRANYTCVNKCCNVGYMYVMDPFHFGPDWKQSEKPFMSTAYMKQTRTAVLWAGRTARCCRTTPISCVPA from the exons ATGAATACCATCCCATCATGTTTCACAGTCACCGTCGCGTTTCTCGTTGTCGCGATCGGCGGTAGAGTCGCGTCTTGCATGGATATCGTGCGGGCCAGGAAGTGCTGCCCGTTGAACTGGCAGTACGATCCGGAAGTGCGGTTCTGTCGACCGGTCGAGACGGACGTTGACGAGTACCAGCAGAGGATGCTGAATCGACTGTGGCGCGGATTCCAGGTGGCAGCCAATGCGAGGTTGAGGATGTACAATTATGGGGCGCTGATATATTGCAACGCCACGGAAGTGCTAGTCGACGTGCCCGCCGAGGAAGTGCGTGGGCTGATGGAGGCGCACCCGTCGCCCATCGAGTTGCCGCCGAAGTACTGCTTCGACCTGACGCCGTCCTACAAGCTGGTGGCCCAGACGTGTCGGCCACGCGCTCAGTACTGCGGCCGGGCCAATTACACGTGCGTCAACAAGTGCTGCAACGTCGGATATATGTACGTCATGGACCCCTTCCATTT tGGTCCGGATTGGAAGCAGAGCGAGAAGCCGTTCATGTCGACCGCCTATATGAAACAGACACGGACCGCTGTCCTTTGGGCTGGACGAACAGCACGGTGCTGCCGTACCACGCCGATCTCCTGTGTTCCCGCGTGA